In the Quercus lobata isolate SW786 chromosome 5, ValleyOak3.0 Primary Assembly, whole genome shotgun sequence genome, one interval contains:
- the LOC115989103 gene encoding protein NO VEIN-like, producing the protein MKLTVLRHTVTESLPCGLEKWREFFQELGVVDFVQINQVDKTVSDISHIIFKNLMWERDLNSPESIAKDWESHELVHLISVLSKNCMQQSCIYLLEIFDTLWDSCFSDKVMGYCNINPGGDSKPFKSSFMSSISDVQWVVSGMDDELHYPKDLFYDCEAVHSILGASAPYAVPKVRNGKLVSDIGCKVKVTMDDILEILKVWRSSQRPFKASISQTSNLYTFIWKEMATSRHKITEELHSGSCVFVPYASGYSREDVVPGMFLSPEEICWHDPTGCLDQIKEINPQCSLTEMTHCPLKKTLSNIYPGLCDFFIDGCGVHETPPLRSYLQILLQLSTVTLPSQAANADNVLYTTQESDSHALFMELSRLLFDGTRDLHLANFLHMITTMAESGSTEEQTEFFILNSQKMPKLSNEESVWSLPSIPSRTKNDDSPQTSFDSTKSKMKAGNNSNWPPVDWKTAPGFSYARLNGFKTQATAAQPSGSPQKDDSEGTVMETDNVPISIEDD; encoded by the exons ATGAAGTTGACAGTTTTGAGGCATACAGTTACTGAATCACTCCCATGTGGACTGGAAAAATGGAGGGAATTTTTCCAGGAATTAGGTGTTGTGGATTTTGTGCAAATTAATCAAGTTGATAAGACTGTTTCTGATATATCTCATATCATTTTTAAGAATCTCATGTGGGAAAGAGATCTGAATTCCCCTGAATCAATTGCCAAAGACTGGGAATCTCATGAATTGGTTCACTTAATATCTGTATTGTCCAAAAATTGCATGCAGCAAAGTTGTATATATCTGTTAGAGATTTTTGATACACTATGGGATAGTTGTTTTAGTGACAAAGTGATGGGTTACTGCAATATTAATCCTGGCGGAGATAGCAAACCCTTCAAGTCTTCTTTTATGAGCAGCATTAGTGATGTCCAGTGGGTAGTATCTGGCATGGATGATGAGCTTCACTATCCCAAAGATTTATTTTACGATTGTGAAGCAGTACACTCAATTCTTGGTGCTTCTGCTCCATATGCTGTTCCGAAG GTACGAAATGGGAAGCTAGTAAGTGATATTGGGTGTAAGGTTAAAGTTACAATGGATGACATTTTGGAAATTCTGAAAGTGTGGAGAAGTTCTCAGAGACCTTTTAAGGCCAG CATATCACAAACGTCAAACTTGTACACATTCATCTGGAAAGAAATGGCTACTTCAAGGCACAAAATCACTGAGGAATTACATTCTGGATCTTGTGTATTTGTTCCCTATGCGTCTGGCTATAGTCGTGAGGATGTGGTGCCTGGTATGTTTTTGTCTCCTGAAGAAATATGTTGGCATGATCCAACTGGTTGTCTAGACCAAATTAAGGAGATAAATCCTCAGTGCAGTTTGACAGAAATGACTCATTGCCCCTTAAAAAAGACACTGAGCAATATATATCCAGGCCTTTGTGACTTTTTCATTGACGGCTGCGGAGTACATGAGACCCCTCCTCTCCGCAGCTACCTACAAATTTTGCTCCAGCTTTCGACTGTTACTTTGCCTTCACAAGCAGCTAATGCA GACAACGTTTTGTACACAACCCAAGAATCCGATTCTCATGCCCTATTTATGGAGCTGTCTCGTTTGTTATTTGATGGAACTCGTGATttacacttggcaaatttcctTCACATGATCACAACCATGGCTGAATCAGGTTCTACTGAGGAGCAAACAGAGTTTTTCATCTTGAATAGCCAAAAGATGCCTAAGCTTTCTAATGAAGAATCTGTTTGGTCCCTCCCATCCATACCTTCACGGACAAAGAACGATGACTCACCCCAAACAAGTTTTGATTCGACAAAGTCCAAAATGAAGGCTGGAAATAACTCAAATTGGCCGCCTGTGGATTGGAAAACTGCACCTGGTTTTAGTTATGCTCGTTTAAATGGTTTTAAGACTCAGGCAACAGCTGCACAGCCTAGCGGCAGCCCACAAAAGGATGATTCTGAAGGCACAGTCATGGAAACTGATAATGTTCCTATCTCAATTGAAGATGATTGA